A single region of the Polyangiaceae bacterium genome encodes:
- a CDS encoding DUF2971 domain-containing protein: MDGDSQSQWEAYGDAGKGYCLGFEVLKENRSSDPDFEILLMPVLYGDTGTVKPSIARVAAALRTARERGVSERQAGLMGATALFRIAAASALQTKDPSWASEREWRLIAAPRPNRDYKRRISTDPRPHILLELHPGNRPELHSIRIGPAHPDPAGAEVRLNRMLSSLGYPQCAILQSARA; encoded by the coding sequence CTGGATGGGGATTCCCAGTCACAATGGGAGGCATATGGGGACGCGGGCAAAGGCTACTGCCTTGGCTTCGAAGTACTGAAGGAGAATCGGTCGTCGGACCCTGACTTCGAGATCCTGCTGATGCCCGTGCTGTACGGAGATACCGGCACGGTCAAGCCGTCCATTGCCCGAGTCGCCGCGGCCCTCCGCACTGCCCGTGAACGGGGCGTGTCCGAGCGACAAGCTGGACTCATGGGAGCGACCGCACTCTTCCGAATTGCTGCGGCGAGCGCACTCCAAACCAAAGACCCCTCGTGGGCAAGTGAGCGCGAGTGGCGCCTGATTGCGGCACCGCGCCCAAACCGAGACTACAAGCGCCGCATAAGCACAGATCCAAGACCACACATCCTGCTGGAGTTGCACCCCGGCAACCGACCAGAGCTACACTCCATCCGCATCGGCCCTGCCCACCCTGATCCTGCCGGCGCAGAGGTGCGCTTGAACCGAATGCTGAGTTCGCTGGGCTACCCACAGTGTGCAATCCTCCAATCCGCTAGAGCCTGA
- a CDS encoding IS66 family transposase, which produces MENQLRDRDADVRVRDERIAELEQQVALLKKQVAELLAKLGQNSSNSHKPPSTDTPDERRKRRNKDKAKRKERKRGAQKGHAGAHRELVPADKVNKFVDLFPSECENCWSALPEVPDRSAKRYQQTEIPPIEPYTTEWRRHEVTCPCCGYRTRAAFDGDVIPTSAFGPRVMAMMALLTGFYHLSRRKAADLLSDIVGVRVSLGALSAVEERVSDAVQPAVDEAWQLVEHADIKHTDGTSWSQAGATMALWVIASATVTVFKIVANSAKVTLQPLYGALHGILVSDRAKALGFWAMERRQICWAHLLRKFVSFSERDGPTGKFGKELLDYTGLVFDYWREFKAGKLDRDKFMVRMLPVRKQMEALIERAAGSKVAGLSGSCADILAHKAALWTFVETEGVEPTNNHGEREIRAFVLWRKRSFGTQSERGNVFAENLMTVAHTARKQNRNVLEFLTACCEAQRDKKAVPSLFRAATA; this is translated from the coding sequence CTGGAAAACCAGCTTCGCGACAGAGATGCCGATGTCCGAGTCAGGGACGAGCGCATCGCTGAGCTTGAGCAACAGGTCGCGCTGCTGAAGAAGCAGGTTGCAGAGTTGCTCGCGAAACTCGGGCAGAATTCGAGCAACTCGCACAAGCCACCGTCCACCGATACACCCGATGAGCGGCGAAAGCGCCGCAACAAGGACAAGGCGAAGCGCAAAGAGCGCAAGCGCGGTGCCCAGAAGGGCCACGCTGGTGCGCACCGCGAGCTGGTGCCTGCGGACAAGGTCAACAAGTTCGTCGACCTGTTTCCGTCGGAATGCGAGAATTGCTGGAGCGCGCTACCGGAAGTCCCCGACCGGTCGGCGAAGCGCTATCAGCAGACCGAAATCCCGCCAATCGAGCCGTACACAACGGAGTGGCGCCGGCACGAGGTGACCTGCCCGTGTTGTGGCTACCGGACGCGCGCCGCGTTCGACGGGGACGTGATCCCGACGTCGGCGTTCGGTCCCCGGGTGATGGCGATGATGGCGCTACTGACGGGCTTCTACCACTTGAGCCGGCGCAAGGCGGCGGACTTGCTCTCGGACATTGTCGGCGTCCGGGTCTCGCTCGGGGCGTTGAGCGCTGTCGAGGAGCGTGTGAGCGACGCGGTCCAGCCGGCTGTGGACGAGGCGTGGCAGCTGGTCGAGCACGCCGACATCAAGCACACCGACGGTACGAGCTGGTCGCAGGCCGGGGCCACCATGGCGCTATGGGTGATCGCCTCGGCAACGGTCACGGTGTTCAAGATCGTGGCCAACAGCGCCAAGGTGACGCTCCAGCCGCTGTATGGCGCGCTACACGGGATCCTGGTCAGCGACCGCGCGAAGGCGCTCGGGTTCTGGGCGATGGAGCGGCGGCAGATTTGCTGGGCACATCTACTCCGCAAATTCGTGTCGTTCTCCGAGCGCGACGGACCTACAGGCAAGTTCGGCAAGGAGCTGCTGGACTACACGGGGCTCGTCTTCGACTACTGGCGTGAATTCAAGGCGGGCAAGCTCGACCGCGACAAGTTCATGGTGCGCATGCTTCCCGTCCGCAAGCAGATGGAGGCACTGATCGAGCGCGCGGCGGGCTCGAAAGTCGCGGGCTTGTCGGGCTCGTGCGCCGACATCTTGGCGCACAAGGCCGCGCTCTGGACCTTCGTCGAGACCGAGGGCGTCGAGCCCACGAATAACCATGGCGAGCGCGAGATCCGTGCCTTCGTTCTGTGGCGGAAGCGATCGTTCGGGACCCAGAGCGAGCGCGGCAACGTCTTCGCCGAAAACCTGATGACCGTCGCCCACACCGCCCGCAAACAGAACAGGAACGTGCTCGAGTTCCTCACCGCGTGCTGTGAGGCGCAGCGCGACAAGAAGGCCGTACCGTCCCTGTTCCGCGCTGCGACCGCGTGA
- a CDS encoding SUMF1/EgtB/PvdO family nonheme iron enzyme — translation MDATEVTQADYAAFLASSATESSLCAKAASLEPTCSWTPVETPNAPVVCVEWCAAASYCTWAGKRLCREGDGREWRDGCSNGGVTRYPYGDTYDAKRCTAAFGGELHDVGTEPECRGSKTPYTGLYDLFGSVEEWVDAGPDNACTSMGIVVSEPSPAPRPRRRAKVLVVRRAANLGPNEIEAIASTVAERLGLSTPSEPEPLLDRQQLADALSVSRATVDRMRKELGFPAHRVGDAPRFILSEVRHWLDKTDGGKAQGLRLVRGTR, via the coding sequence ATGGACGCAACCGAGGTCACTCAAGCGGACTATGCTGCTTTCCTGGCCAGCTCTGCCACCGAATCGTCGCTGTGTGCCAAAGCGGCGTCGCTTGAGCCAACGTGTTCCTGGACCCCGGTCGAAACACCGAACGCGCCGGTCGTGTGTGTCGAGTGGTGTGCTGCTGCAAGCTACTGTACCTGGGCGGGCAAGCGCCTCTGCAGAGAGGGCGATGGAAGAGAGTGGCGCGACGGCTGCTCCAACGGTGGCGTCACGCGGTACCCCTACGGCGACACGTATGATGCAAAGCGTTGTACGGCGGCATTTGGAGGCGAATTGCATGACGTTGGCACAGAGCCAGAGTGTCGCGGCTCCAAGACACCGTACACGGGGCTCTACGACTTGTTCGGCAGCGTCGAAGAATGGGTGGACGCAGGTCCGGACAACGCTTGCACGAGCATGGGTATCGTGGTTTCAGAACCCAGCCCCGCCCCTCGCCCGCGGCGCCGAGCGAAGGTCTTGGTCGTTCGCCGCGCCGCGAACCTCGGTCCCAACGAGATCGAAGCCATCGCGAGCACCGTCGCGGAACGGTTGGGGCTCAGCACTCCCTCCGAACCTGAGCCACTCCTCGATCGGCAACAGCTCGCGGACGCGCTCAGCGTGAGCAGAGCTACCGTCGACAGGATGCGCAAGGAGCTAGGCTTCCCCGCGCACCGGGTAGGCGATGCGCCCCGCTTCATCCTGTCCGAAGTGAGGCACTGGCTCGACAAGACCGACGGCGGGAAAGCGCAGGGTCTGCGCCTCGTGCGCGGCACAAGGTGA